A stretch of Lactuca sativa cultivar Salinas chromosome 6, Lsat_Salinas_v11, whole genome shotgun sequence DNA encodes these proteins:
- the LOC111882972 gene encoding probable aquaporin TIP-type RB7-5A has protein sequence MVKLAFGDFGDSFSVGSIKSYLAEFIATLLFVFAGVGSAIAYGKLTTDAPLDPAGLVAVAVAHAFALFVGVSMAANISGGHLNPAVTFGLAIGGNITILTGLFYWIAQLLGATAACFLLQFVTGGLAVPTHGVADGMNGLQGVVFEIIITFGLVYTVYATAADPKKGSLGTIAPIAIGFIVGANILAAGAFSGGSMNPARSFGPAVVSGDFSQIWIYWVGPLIGGGLAGLIYGDVFIGSYAALPASEDYA, from the exons ATGGTGAAGTTGGCATTTGGTGATTTTGGTGATTCCTTCAGTGTTGGTTCAATTAAGTCTTATTTGGCTGAGTTCATTGCTACACTTCTTTTCGTTTTCGCTGGTGTTGGCTCGGCTATCGCATATG GCAAGCTCACAACAGACGCACCATTAGACCCTGCCGGACTAGTAGCTGTTGCAGTGGCTCATGCTTTTGCATTGTTTGTCGGAGTCTCAATGGCAGCCAATATTTCCGGTGGTCATTTGAATCCAGCTGTCACCTTTGGATTGGCTATTGGCGGCAACATCACCATCCTGACTGGTTTATTTTACTGGATTGCTCAACTGCTCGGTGCCACTGCTGCTTGTTTTCTTCTCCAGTTTGTCACCGGTGGCTTG GCTGTTCCAACCCACGGGGTTGCTGATGGAATGAATGGTCTACAAGGAGTAGTGTTTGAGATCATTATAACATTTGGGCTAGTCTACACTGTTTATGCAACTGCAGCGGACCCCAAAAAAGGCTCACTTGGAACCATCGCACCCATTGCCATTGGGTTCATCGTTGGAGCTAACATCTTGGCAGCCGGAGCATTCAGTGGTGGTTCCATGAACCCTGCCCGGTCCTTTGGACCTGCTGTGGTTAGTGGAGACTTCTCGCAAATTTGGATCTATTGGGTTGGACCACTTATTGGTGGTGGTCTAGCTGGACTTATCTATGGCGATGTATTCATTGGATCATATGCTGCACTCCC